In the Raineyella fluvialis genome, TACGCGGCTGGCCGACGAGATCGTGGCTGGCGACCGTCGGCGACAGGCCGCCCGGACGCGGCCACGACCGCAGGATGAAGGGGAACGTGGATGAGGGATCCGGAGGAGTGCCCGGTCATCGTCGACGCGTTGCGCACGCCGATCGGCACCGTCGGCGGAGCCCTGCGCGCGATCAGTGCCGGTGATCTGCTGGCGCCGGTCCTGGCGGAGCTGGCCGACCACTGCGACGCTCCGATCGACGAGGTCGTGATCGGCAACATCCGCGGCCCCGGTGGCAATCCGGCGCGCGTGGCGACACTGGCGGCGGGACTGGATGTCGCGACGCCGGCCGTGACGATCGACCGGCAGTGCGGTTCCGGGATGGCGGCCATCGAGTACAGCGTGGCGATGCTGAGCGGACCACGACAGGGTTTCCAGATCGCCGGGGGCACCCAGTCCGCCAGCACCCAGCCGCTCACCTTCTGGCCGGCAGCGAGCCCGGACGACGAGCCGCGGCAGTACTTCCGGGCGCCGTTCACCGACGCCGGACATGCCGACCCCGAGATGGGGGCCGCGGCGGATCTGCTGTCCGCCGAGCATGGCATCGGCCGGGAGCGCCAGGATGCGTACGCCGCCCGCTCCCACCAGCGCGCGGTGACGAGCGCCGATGCGGGGGCCTTCGCAGGCGAACTCGTGCCTGTCGGCGGCCTGGACCGGGACGAGCGTCCCCGCCGCGGGTTCACTACGCAACGGCTGGCCCGCTTCCGCCCCGCCTTCACCCCGGAGGGCACCGCCACGGCCGCCAACAGTTGCGGCGTCAACGACGGTGCGGCCGCCGTGCTCATCTGCGATGGGAGGACCGCCGCGCGACGCGGGTTGCCTGGACTGCGAGTCCTGGACGCGGTCACCGTCGGCTGTGATCCCGAGCGTCCCGGCTGGGGCATCGTCCCGGCAGTGCAGTGGTTGGTCGAACGTTCCGGGGTCCACCTCGACGACGTGGACCTGCTGGACTTCAATGAGGCCTTCGCCGGCCAGGTGCTCAGCTGCCTTGACGCCCTGGGCATCGATGAGCTTCGGAACTGCCCGCAAGGTGGAGCCATCGCCCTCGGGCATCCCTGGGCGGCCACCGGGGCGGTTCAGTTGACCCGGATGTTTACCCAGATGGTTCGGCACAACACGACGGGAGCACGGCTCGGTCTGGCCGCCATCGCCATTGGTGGGGGACAGGGCAGCGCGATGCTCGTCGAGGCCGTCTGACCCTGAGCGGCCCGTGGTGCGCCACGGCCCCGGTCAGGTGGGGTCCGCCACCGTCCCGGCGTCGTGGACGCGCATCACCTCGGGCATCACGTCGTAGATCGCCTCGACCACCCCTTGCAGGGCCACGGCGATCCGCCGGCCGGCCTCGGTGAGCCGGTACTCGACACGCTGGCCGGAGTGCTCGATCCGCGTGACGAGGCCGTCGGTGGTCAGTGTCGTGAGGGTGCGCGCCAACATGCGGTCGCTGATCCCCCCGACCGTACGGGCCGTCTCGGAGAAGCGGTGGGGACTGTCGATGAGGGCGACCAGCACCAGCGCCGACCAGCGGTCGACGACGTC is a window encoding:
- a CDS encoding thiolase family protein — translated: MRDPEECPVIVDALRTPIGTVGGALRAISAGDLLAPVLAELADHCDAPIDEVVIGNIRGPGGNPARVATLAAGLDVATPAVTIDRQCGSGMAAIEYSVAMLSGPRQGFQIAGGTQSASTQPLTFWPAASPDDEPRQYFRAPFTDAGHADPEMGAAADLLSAEHGIGRERQDAYAARSHQRAVTSADAGAFAGELVPVGGLDRDERPRRGFTTQRLARFRPAFTPEGTATAANSCGVNDGAAAVLICDGRTAARRGLPGLRVLDAVTVGCDPERPGWGIVPAVQWLVERSGVHLDDVDLLDFNEAFAGQVLSCLDALGIDELRNCPQGGAIALGHPWAATGAVQLTRMFTQMVRHNTTGARLGLAAIAIGGGQGSAMLVEAV
- a CDS encoding winged helix-turn-helix transcriptional regulator translates to MTRPFDVFDHDCPSREIVDDVVDRWSALVLVALIDSPHRFSETARTVGGISDRMLARTLTTLTTDGLVTRIEHSGQRVEYRLTEAGRRIAVALQGVVEAIYDVMPEVMRVHDAGTVADPT